A stretch of DNA from Amphiprion ocellaris isolate individual 3 ecotype Okinawa chromosome 18, ASM2253959v1, whole genome shotgun sequence:
CCTAGAGTGACATCTGCCAAACCCATACCAGTCAACGGTAGTTACCGATCAGTTACGTGTTGTGTTCATTGCACAAACCTACACCTCACTGCTGTTTCGTGGTTGAATGTTGATGGACAGACGAGGCattgtcagttttattttgcatttaacaGCTGAAGGTTCTGACTCTGAACAAACTGAAGACTCTGGTTctgctgtaaaataattaattttgtcCGCATcaggttcatcttcatctgcagagtTGTTGTCAtcgtatatatatttataaatctatgtatatttatatatgtatagatCCTATACCCTTCAGCACAGTAGACTGTGTCGTGATTTTTAGGTGTAAATTAAAAACCTTCatgcaaaaaaccccccaaaaattctgtaatgttttgttttgaaaccCACAACTTCAGTAACTTTAACAGGAACAACTGAGTTCTTCTTTCTAGCCTGCAAAGGTTGAGTCTTAGGAGCccaaaaagacattttggtCGAGTATCAAATCACAGTAACAATCTCGAAACTTTCATCACTCTTTCAGTAAATGACATTCAGTTCTTGATGTTTCTCTTTAGCAAAGATCTCTGAAGGATCTCTGAAGAACCTCAAATCTCACAGCTCTGCTTTTACATTTCTGCCCTTGAGAGGTCATTCGGTAAAGTCAAAGCATCTCGACTGTCTGCTTGAGATGTTGAAACAGTTGGCCTGAGGCGGCCGTCGCTCACATGTTCCACCATCACCGTTGGAGGCTTCAGGAGGTTTTCCTCAtggtgttgctgctgtgtgtgtggagaaGGCCGCGGGGAACATCTGGGTGAAAGTCGAGGCGAGTGTCGAGGCGATGGCCGCAGCTGCTTCTTGAGCTCGTACTCCTCAGCGCTGACCTCAGGAACCAGAACCTTGGCAGTGTGATGAAACATGGTGTAATCTACTCGGTAGTTCCTCCTGGTGACCCGGATCATCTCCTGGAACAGCTGACCCCACAGGATCTCAGCTGGAGTGTACGAGGTTCTGGTCTGGTGCAGCATTCCGGTTTGGTCGTCCGTGTAGGTGAACGACACCACCAGCTCGAAGTCGGCTTTCCTCAGATCCACCAGACTCATCTTGTACAGCGGGCTGCTGGGCTCTATCCGGTGGAAGATGGTGGTCGGCGTGACCAGGACCAAGTCCCTCTGCTGGATGACCAGGTCCTCATAGGTTACGTCGACCTTCCCGGTGGCGTGCATTGTAGAGCAGACTATCTGAGCGCGAGCCGACCCCTCCACCAGATGGTTCCGGCGGAAATCCCCGACCCTCCAGGAGAGGCAAAGGTAACCATTGTGAAGGTTGATGACGGCACAGTTGCTGAAGCCCACCGTCTGTGCCCTCTTTCTTGCCGAAGCCATTTTAGCGACAACGATTCCAATGACGAAGGTGTCGATGAAACAGCTGATGACGTCCTGTATGGTGACGATGATGATGGCGATCATGCAGTTCTCCGACATTCCTCTGAAACCGTAGCCGATCGTGGTTTGAGTTTCGAGCGAGAAGAGGAAAGCCGCCGTGAAGCTGCGCACCTCATAGACACAAGGATCGTTGGTGTGATCTCTGACATCTCCGTTAGCGAGAGCGATGACCCAGAAGAGGACACCGAAGAAGAGCCAGGACAGGATGTAGGACAAGGCAAAGATCAGGAACATCACCCTCCACCGGATCTCCACCAGGGTGGTGAAGATGTCGGTCACAAACAGAAGCCATTCCTCGGGGACGTGGCGGAAAACAACGTTACAGTTGCCTTCTTTACGGACGTAGCGGTGTTTCTTTGGCTGAGGCCCGTTTTCAGTCTTCACACTGAGTTCATCAGCGGGACTCACGGACGTATACTGTTTATGCATCTTCCAGAGTCTGTGGGGAACATTGGAAAAGATGTTTTATTCAACTGAGTGACAGTAAATATCAAATAGCTCACATTTTTAGTGTTCATGTGCAAGCTACTGTGTAGAATATCTTACGAGTATCTTTAGATTTTTGAAGTCTCTTTTCACttgttgattaaacccctaaaaactcacctGTATGAATCAAATTTATAGTGGTGTAATTGTTACCAGGGATGTTCCGATCAAGGATTTAGTTTTTCTCCCAATCTGGTGATATCCTTTAATTTTTACTATTTGGTAATTCCCAAACCATTTCCCTTGATAATACACACTTgaagtattgtagattagctgcagtacctggtTGCGCCACCAAGTACTGAGGTCTTACTGTGTAATATTACAGGCAGAGGAAAtgggcaagcagagagcattgtggggggtTTACTAGTAAAGAGGCACCAAGACAAAGACTTTTGTGGGGCCTAATGACCTTAAGTCAGTGCTCATGTTTGAATTCTAACTTGACTTAAATACAGTAACGTTCTTACATGTTGAAACAGCAATATTAGCATTGGATAAAAGTCTATTGTGCTCAATTTATATTATAAATTATTCAATTATTGACTGATAATTCTGTACTTTAAACGTTTCAATGGAGAATTAAATTACTTATTAGGAGCCTGAAAGTATACAGGTCTTTTCCTGACTTGTAGCTACgttttttattttgcaacttaaacatttttgtttggaCGTGTGTATATTCGAGACTACCTGGAAATATTTCATGAAATGACATGGGAAGAACTTGGGACCTAAAAATAAAGGCAAGTCTTCTTCAGTTAAAGGCCTATTGCTTTTCGTACTTGAGGTAAATAAAGCCTTCAATCCTTTTTTGAGGTAATTGGGTACTTATCATATTCAGCATccagattttttgtttcttgtttctgtaTAATTAACTATGTGTAATCTGCAGTCAGAGTCCCAACTTGTCGCCTCTCCAACATTTGTCCGTTTGAACTAAGCGTTTGTTGTTTTGACCCCAAACTCTGCCTGAGCTCAGATCATTAGACTTAATGCAGGTCATCGCAGCAGACCAAACAGCTACTAAACCTGTCTGATCTCTGACCCAGATCAGGATGTCAGTGATCCACAAATGTGACACAGAAATCCAGATTTTTGTCCCGAATTTAACTCTGCACCTGAAGCACTAATTTTGCCagttgtttttgaaatgttgaaGCTAAAATGACGCCTAAGATCTCCGAAGTGTTGCAGCATTACAGTGCATTACAGTACATCTATTGACTATTGTTACAGCTGTTTTATTGATTCTACAACTGATGGAATGATTGTGTTTCCACAGTTGTTGACTCTCTGAACCCTTAAACATGCTATCAGCTTTTAAAGGCAtgctaattttaaaaagaaaaatgccaatatgacactatttatcagagATACAAACTGTAAGGACAGAACAAGTTAACAATCTGTGAACTGTGACATTCTGTTCCTTTTGGAAATTTTACCAAATATAAGGTTGAAATCAagatattccatcaaaaaacactttattctctttttctcgtttaaaaatttgtaaaaaataaaaaataaatcctgccTTCCTCTGCAGGACTAAGAGACAgaactgactcagctgtgaccagcaATTATAcactaaaaatagacaaatatggaagcaaattaGAAAAATTGAGAAGAAAATATAACAAAGTAAATACAGTGTACAGAGGGGCCTTttttggaagatacattcagcatggtgaaatgtcTTTCTAGAGCTGATTGAGTTTGTAGaagctgcaaaaatgtaaatataaaaatcagtggtgggacgcgattaaaaaaattaatctacttagaggctttgtaattattaattgcgattaatcacatttttgccaaaaagcaatatttgacacaataagtttttcagttcaaataagaATCAAtcaatagacatatacgtgaacttaaacaacaaaaatgtttgtttcatttctatttatctacatttttcatctgtctactacattcacagattactgcaaactcaaagtgtaattatagcgattatactCAACATTTGAAGactttgtaaactcaagcacttttagtgtcttgaaaagtggtctactatgggatggctacactgttagctggtaccaggactgtcgtagctaatgtGTCCACAGGATCGTCAGTTTCTAGCGTCctattcattgtctatgtgaaacgcaccacATTTCATGCTGGTTGTGTCCCCGGAGCTCATTTCCATAAAGTAGACTTctcttctactttatgcaaattcggtgCGGGCAGCAGAGGTCCGACGCATCGTAAAGCTATTTattaaacgtctaaactagctgtcgttggactaaaacaaggacagattcagcagcttctttctcgcctcaaatgctttcagaaatgctttttgctgaagtgttcgtgtaataaaagagaacttttgCAGCCCAGCGGCCATGTTGGTCTGATGTTTCTACTGGACTGAAGTTAAAGCGCCGTCATGTGACCAGCCAGCGGCCCACTATAGTGcttcctgtgtatcttcttcatggctgaTAAACAGGCTTTAggtgcattaccgccacctactgggctggagtgttcatcagtgttaccagcatgccagaaattagggaactgagaaaggtgcgattaaatgtgttatttttttaaagcgtTATTTTatctgtgattaattaattgaaattaacgcgttcaagtcccagccctaatgaaaatattaataacatgttgagctgaatttttttttccagtgttggtaacacctttggacaattagaaaaatgttaatgctgattccaattttttttaaatatcagtaaaatattctaaatgtataatttattgcattataaccatgttaaactgcagaaaagacatttctgagttctctctgcttctagtcattgttgttgtgttgccatagaggtgcaggactttatactgcaatgaaaaatgaaccaacagtgaggaaaaatgtaactgaagacaaaaaaaaagaacacccacaaactgcaaaaagtTCAGACAGTTCAAAGAAATTTGTGAATAAACACGCAACAAAATTTGTACAAATCTTGATTTTTGTGCAAATGCGTGTTttgtaaacaacaaacagttGAAATATGTTGTGACGCTGCACCTTCTGCATTCAGAAAATCCTTCAAGGGCTTTTCCTGTTGCTCCGACGCAGAAAAACATCCATTTACCTAAACCAGCTGTGCCCATTTTCCAGCTTTCTTCTTTCCAGCTGCTGTTGTTTGAGGAAACAATTAAAGGATGGAGTCTTCCATGTTTCAGAAACTGGAAATCTCTGACCTCCTACTCCTGTAACATctaatataaatacataatgAACGGCATTCTgctaaaaacaagaacaacctcTTTGTTCTTTATAGTGCCGCTcacatgttttctttcatatttcgTGTCCTGTTTTCATCAGATTGTTCTGGAGGTCTATTTTTAAGATCTGGGAATGTTTACCATGTATGATTCTCCTTTTCCTGCCTCCTTTGTACTGTGTCAATACCTTTAATCTTAATGGGGCAGTTGCCTGGAGATGCAAACCCAACGCAACAGTCCTCGCTGGGGCAGTTGGGTTTCTTTCCTCACACAATAAATCACTGATGCTTCAACTGATGCATTTACTGCATCTTCAGATTCTGTTTAGGCAGCAACTGCAGAGAAATAAACTCATTAAACTTTGATTTTCTACGTTTTTTTTATCAGCataagtaaaaacaaactctttTAGGTAGCACCAGAATGTCAAATTATGTTGTTCTCTGCTTTATGGATTAGCAGCTAATTTTCTACACACATTCATAGTCCTCAGAGGATAAACCCTACATCTATTTTGATAATCCCCTGACTTTATGTGATGATCACCGTTGGTTTGTTCATCTGTCTgttagtaacattactcaaaaatggacttgTAGCTGGGAATCTAGACCAGCAGTCTCCAGCCTTTTTTGCGCCATGGACCGGTTTCAAGCAAGACAATTTTCTGTGGACTGGTCATCGCACACATAAcaaataatacatatatatttttagtattatttatgtgacaatcagcattggtttgtctgtctgtctgtctgttagcaacataactcataaatggacaaacagattgggatgaaattttcagggaaggtcagaaatgacacaagaacccaGATGCCcaagatgcttcaaaaatgattcaaaatgtgtccaaaatgacttgaaaattatccagaattacagaaaattttccataaatgatctaaaacaatgaatattttttagaatgacatgaaaatagtataaaatgactggaaaatgatccaaagtCAGTCAAAATTTCTCTccagtgattaaaaatgatccagtatgactgaaaatttgcagaatgccactaaatttgtccaagatgttttaaaactcatccaaaatgactcaaaatgtgtccaaaatgacttaaaaatgatccagaataaAGAAAATCTGTCCAGAATCACACAAAAGttctcagaaatgacaaaaatcttcccACATTGAccaaaacttattttaaaatgtacaaaaattgctcaaaaattgtccaaaattacttaaatctaCTCAGAATGAAcggaaaataattaaaaatgactgaaaactcgCAGAATAACATGAGAAgcttagaagcagagtggtctaactcACAAAAAATCCTaagttttatatcatttctgtaatattttgtggtCTAACCCTCAACTCAAATATAGCGTTACAGTGGAGCTTCagtgttagaccattcttgaaaacacaaaactttgaacccatttttctcactctgcttccaaacccttcatttCGAGCTACaagtcacattttcattgtcaattaTTCTGGTAATTTTCTTCCTTCATTGATTGATATGAGttgaataaaaacagcagcaacagttcAGGTAAACTTCAGTtctgttttaaaagtttcaggGCATGTCATGCCACAGTCAGATGTCTTTTGCCCCAGAAACATCGAACGCTCtgtaaacacacaataatatTTCCATGCAGAAGCCTGATGTTGTCCAACAGCGATGGCCCAAGACCTTTTTTTCTGGGTGGAGGTCAGAAAACTGTCAGAGATCCAGTGAAGGAAGCGCCACGGGACCGAGCTGGTCTGAGTCAGCAGGGGAAAAATGAATGTGGAAACTGGAATGGTGTCATGGTGCGATCACGGGCAGAGGAAGGATCAATCACAGCCAAACCACTGAGTGCATCCTCTACGCCCAAAACAAATGGGGTTTGAATCACCGCTATCTGACTGAGGGAACTGGGCTCCAGTCTCAGACTCCACTTTCTCCTGGCCACAGCCAGTCCCACCACTGCCAGAGCATGGAGCTCACTCCATGAGGTCATAGGAATAGCGTCCTGTTAGCTTCCCATAATCCCCTCCTAAGTGCTCTGATATGTAGGAAGGCAGGAAAACGCAGCGTCCTGCTTTAAAACCAGCAGTTAGAGCTGCATTCATACTGAAGCTATCAAACCTGCAGCTGTCGTTGTTTTTAATGCGGATATCTGAAAAAACCCAGTGTGGTTCTGTCCACGTATGCTAACAAGGTGCAGTCCTTTAACTTATTTCTGCTTTCTATATCAAAAAACTGCAATGATTGAGAGAGGAATGATAAAATAAGGTGCTGCT
This window harbors:
- the kcnj16a gene encoding inward rectifier potassium channel 16, which encodes MHKQYTSVSPADELSVKTENGPQPKKHRYVRKEGNCNVVFRHVPEEWLLFVTDIFTTLVEIRWRVMFLIFALSYILSWLFFGVLFWVIALANGDVRDHTNDPCVYEVRSFTAAFLFSLETQTTIGYGFRGMSENCMIAIIIVTIQDVISCFIDTFVIGIVVAKMASARKRAQTVGFSNCAVINLHNGYLCLSWRVGDFRRNHLVEGSARAQIVCSTMHATGKVDVTYEDLVIQQRDLVLVTPTTIFHRIEPSSPLYKMSLVDLRKADFELVVSFTYTDDQTGMLHQTRTSYTPAEILWGQLFQEMIRVTRRNYRVDYTMFHHTAKVLVPEVSAEEYELKKQLRPSPRHSPRLSPRCSPRPSPHTQQQHHEENLLKPPTVMVEHVSDGRLRPTVSTSQADSRDALTLPNDLSRAEM